The sequence CAGAATCTTCAATTTTTAAATCTTCTGATAGCCCAAATTTATCAACAAATAACTCTTTAATATCCTCAAAACTCATATTTTCTTTTAATATTCCCTCATCTTTCAGAAAATTAACCATTTCCTTAGATGTTCTTCTACCTAAAACCATTCCACCAGAGCCCATTACATCTCCAATAGATTTATTTATTCCATAATATAATGCTGATAAAAATAAATTAACATCGTCTTTTTTTAAATATTCTTTGGACATATTTATCACCACTTATAACCATACAGGTCTAACATTTGGTTTTGATAGATAGTTTAAGAATGTTGGAGCTCCTGCAATTTCAAAGCCTTCCTCTAAATTACTCTCATTAATTCCCCTAAACTCTGCACTTAATTCACAAACATATATTTTTACCCCTTTTTTCAATATATCTCTAACCAGATCTCCTAATTTTGGAAATGCTGGATGCTTAACTTTGTCACATTCTCCTTTTAAACCTAAACTTGCACCATCCATCATTAAAAATATTGTTGGCTTTAAATTCATTTTTAAGGCCACATCAGCCAGCATAAATGTTGCATACGCCTTTTCAGCGTTTCCAGTTCCAGTAGTATTGATTATAAATAATTCATCAATTTTTGTAATTGCCTTTTCTTCTTTTTCTTTCTTTTCACCTTTCTTAACTAATATCCTATATGTCCCATCCCCTCTATCTTCAACTTTTAATATCTCATTACCCATTCCTTTTAATCCTTCTGTT comes from Methanocaldococcus sp. and encodes:
- a CDS encoding DsrE family protein gives rise to the protein MIRKFKVKGLRSPSLLIDMILSDTKEGILIVETDGEEQIKDIENLLKKYNLKYEVDGNIVKIYVGEIKADKTINVVGATCPGPIMMVSDMLSKMKNGEILEIICGKNALTDLTEGLKGMGNEILKVEDRGDGTYRILVKKGEKKEKEEKAITKIDELFIINTTGTGNAEKAYATFMLADVALKMNLKPTIFLMMDGASLGLKGECDKVKHPAFPKLGDLVRDILKKGVKIYVCELSAEFRGINESNLEEGFEIAGAPTFLNYLSKPNVRPVWL